The following coding sequences lie in one Arthrobacter sp. SLBN-122 genomic window:
- a CDS encoding DUF4194 domain-containing protein, with protein sequence MTEEITTTAVGHPFTVSPRDTFVDGAALFPGDTGVLSMKVRQALVKLLKGPYIDGGRDEKLWTTLLDNQVILRSRLSELFLTLQLDHERKIAVLRPVDPDVIGGSARSSILRQQRALSRVETIVLLRLRLLLDRHVTAQTDPTITREEITDLVAHYQPAGQQDALRDSDVVTRAVNKLLARQLLLPTGLDDVYTISNALPLALPFENIGDIPAHIEALVAASTDPTGTEAMLDLDADSGAEDDDADTAPGDGREDEASAAESKATKTEVTK encoded by the coding sequence ATGACTGAGGAAATCACGACGACGGCCGTTGGGCACCCCTTCACGGTCTCACCCCGCGACACGTTCGTCGACGGCGCCGCCCTCTTCCCCGGTGACACCGGCGTCCTGTCCATGAAAGTGCGACAGGCCCTGGTGAAGCTGCTGAAGGGCCCGTACATTGACGGCGGCCGGGACGAAAAGCTCTGGACCACCCTGCTGGACAACCAGGTGATCCTGCGCAGCCGCCTGTCCGAGCTGTTCCTGACCCTCCAGCTGGACCACGAGCGCAAGATCGCGGTCCTCCGCCCCGTGGATCCGGACGTCATCGGAGGAAGCGCCCGGTCCAGCATCCTGCGCCAGCAGCGTGCCCTCAGCCGGGTGGAAACCATCGTGCTGCTCCGGCTCCGCCTGCTGCTGGACCGCCACGTCACGGCCCAGACCGATCCCACCATCACCCGCGAGGAAATCACCGACCTCGTGGCGCACTACCAGCCCGCCGGCCAGCAGGACGCCCTCCGCGACTCGGATGTGGTGACACGGGCCGTCAACAAGCTCCTGGCCCGCCAACTCCTGCTTCCCACGGGACTGGACGACGTCTACACCATCTCGAACGCCCTGCCCCTGGCCCTGCCGTTCGAAAACATCGGCGACATCCCGGCCCACATCGAAGCCTTGGTGGCGGCAAGCACCGATCCCACCGGTACCGAGGCAATGCTTGACCTGGACGCGGACAGTGGCGCCGAGGACGACGACGCCGATACCGCCCCTGGCGACGGACGGGAAGACGAAGCATCGGCTGCGGAGTCAAAGGCGACAAAGACTGAGGTGACCAAGTGA
- a CDS encoding DUF3375 family protein, with product MPRSARSSADAISARLRDLELLTKGPAWALTRSAPWVIAVLQASFTRTRPQVPLEEFHADVDSFLEELRRQDPGLGGGANGKAFGDEWTRRQFLTRRNQSGRIVYEATEPAARVLAFLDSLSSERSTLNGSRLGTLLGDVEKLANETNPDQTARLEALEEEIEERQQLIQDISTGGFDGLLDDDEAVEAAGNILDLAASLPADYKKMRDRIEELVGGLRNQIIEESLTKGATMAQVLEADKRLRQSPEGRTFRSFTAFLEDPQQQVRFRSAIGEVLSRQFADDLSPDDRETLKNLVAELRQQHSQIQRIYGKLSESLNTYVQSDDFRQSVRLRQVLREAEQAIRSLPYERERPGLVPGPVLYNAGFESLSMVKLFDPDEFAAPPRLADPIAFTDSDRVRSPRTGKARPDVVRSAMAGAATLADAWQQLPPEEQHINTIRALLSEALHAGADFDRGAWDGLDFEQIDGSTRRAYLPVVTLAKDSDD from the coding sequence GTGCCCCGCTCCGCCAGGTCATCCGCTGACGCCATCAGCGCCCGGCTCCGGGACCTCGAACTCCTCACCAAGGGACCCGCGTGGGCCCTGACGCGTTCGGCGCCCTGGGTGATTGCCGTGCTCCAGGCTTCCTTTACCCGTACCCGCCCGCAGGTTCCGCTCGAGGAATTCCATGCCGACGTCGACTCCTTCCTTGAGGAGCTCCGGCGCCAGGATCCCGGGCTGGGAGGAGGAGCCAACGGAAAGGCCTTTGGTGACGAGTGGACCCGGCGGCAGTTCCTGACCCGGCGGAACCAGTCAGGCCGGATTGTCTACGAGGCCACGGAGCCTGCGGCGCGTGTGCTCGCTTTCCTGGACAGCCTCTCCAGCGAGCGGTCCACGCTGAACGGTTCACGGCTGGGCACGCTGCTGGGGGACGTGGAAAAGCTCGCCAACGAGACCAACCCGGACCAGACCGCCCGGCTCGAAGCCCTCGAAGAGGAAATCGAAGAGCGGCAGCAGCTGATCCAGGACATCAGCACGGGTGGGTTCGACGGCCTGCTCGATGACGACGAAGCCGTGGAGGCCGCCGGGAACATCCTGGACCTGGCCGCCAGCCTCCCCGCCGACTATAAGAAGATGCGTGACCGGATCGAGGAACTGGTGGGCGGGCTGCGCAACCAGATCATCGAGGAGTCGCTGACCAAGGGCGCCACCATGGCCCAGGTCCTGGAAGCGGACAAGCGGCTCCGCCAAAGCCCCGAGGGCAGGACGTTCCGGTCCTTTACCGCCTTCCTGGAGGACCCGCAGCAGCAGGTGAGGTTCCGGTCGGCCATCGGGGAGGTCCTGAGCCGCCAGTTCGCGGACGATCTCTCGCCGGACGACCGGGAGACGCTCAAGAACCTGGTGGCCGAGCTCCGCCAGCAGCACAGCCAGATCCAGCGCATTTACGGCAAGCTCAGCGAGAGCCTCAACACCTACGTCCAGAGCGACGACTTCCGGCAGTCGGTCCGGCTGCGGCAGGTCCTGCGCGAGGCTGAGCAGGCCATCCGTTCCCTTCCCTACGAGCGCGAACGCCCCGGACTGGTTCCCGGCCCCGTCCTGTACAACGCCGGGTTCGAGTCGCTGTCCATGGTGAAGCTCTTTGACCCGGACGAGTTCGCGGCGCCACCCCGGCTGGCCGATCCCATCGCCTTCACCGACTCGGACCGGGTGCGCTCGCCGAGGACCGGCAAAGCCAGGCCGGACGTGGTCCGGTCCGCCATGGCAGGGGCTGCCACCCTTGCCGACGCTTGGCAGCAGCTGCCGCCGGAAGAGCAGCACATCAACACCATCCGCGCGCTCCTGTCGGAGGCCCTACACGCCGGGGCCGACTTCGACCGCGGCGCCTGGGATGGCCTGGACTTCGAACAAATCGACGGCTCCACCCGCAGGGCCTACCTGCCCGTGGTTACGCTCGCAAAGGATTCAGATGACTGA
- a CDS encoding acyl-CoA dehydrogenase family protein, whose amino-acid sequence MTSATDSQAKDAPAEETPVPAGNIGAGATAEDARAVAEAARESGWDRPSFAKGLYLGSFDLGLVHPWPAPDPASVEKGEEFMARLTEFAKTMSGQVIERDAKIPDEYINDLAELGVFGMKIPEEYGGLGLSLVYYGRALALLGSVHPSLGALISAHQSIGVPEPVKVFGTSEQKREYLPRCAAGAVTAFLLTEPDVGSDPARMGSTATPTDDGDAYLLDGVKLWTTNGVIAELVVVMAVVPAHTDPHGTRHKGGISAFVVEMDSPGITVENRNAFMGLRGIENGVTRFHQVRVPAANRLGREGQGLKIALTTLNTGRLALPALCVASGRWSLKIAREWSNARTQWGRPVGEHEAVGKKIAFIAASAFALDAVFELSAELADAGQKDVRIEAALAKLWATEISCRIADELVQIRGGRGFETAESLAARGERAVPAEQQLRDLRINRIFEGSSEIMRLLIAREAVDAHLAAAGDLASLDASLADKAKAAVGASGFYAKWLPKLVAGAGMDPRSYAEFGRLAKHLRFVERSSRRLARQTFYGMGRWQAKLERKQAFLGRVVDIGAELFAMTACCSRAEMLLKTSPEKAAGAYELADAYCEQARVRVDEYFDQLWRNTDDADQALTRKVLAGDYTWLEAGVLDPSEGTGPWIADASLGPSKKEDLHRKYR is encoded by the coding sequence ATGACCTCCGCAACTGACAGCCAGGCCAAAGACGCCCCGGCTGAAGAAACCCCCGTCCCCGCCGGCAACATCGGCGCCGGGGCAACTGCTGAAGATGCCCGCGCCGTCGCCGAGGCAGCCCGCGAATCCGGCTGGGACCGCCCCAGCTTCGCCAAGGGCCTGTACCTGGGCAGTTTCGATCTTGGCCTGGTCCATCCCTGGCCGGCCCCGGACCCTGCTTCCGTGGAAAAGGGCGAGGAGTTCATGGCCCGCCTCACGGAGTTCGCCAAAACCATGTCCGGGCAGGTCATTGAACGGGATGCCAAAATCCCCGACGAATACATCAACGACCTCGCGGAACTGGGCGTCTTCGGAATGAAGATCCCGGAGGAATACGGGGGGCTGGGGCTCTCCCTGGTCTATTACGGCCGCGCCCTGGCCCTGCTGGGCAGCGTGCACCCCAGCCTGGGCGCCCTGATCTCGGCACATCAGTCCATCGGCGTGCCTGAACCCGTCAAGGTCTTCGGCACGTCCGAGCAAAAGCGGGAGTACCTGCCCCGGTGCGCCGCGGGCGCCGTCACCGCCTTCCTCCTCACCGAACCGGACGTGGGCAGCGACCCCGCCCGGATGGGCAGCACGGCAACGCCCACGGACGACGGCGACGCGTACCTTTTGGACGGCGTGAAGCTTTGGACCACCAACGGGGTGATCGCCGAACTGGTGGTGGTCATGGCCGTTGTCCCCGCGCACACCGATCCGCACGGCACCAGGCACAAGGGCGGCATCAGCGCGTTTGTGGTGGAAATGGACTCGCCGGGCATCACCGTGGAAAACCGCAACGCCTTCATGGGCCTGCGCGGCATCGAGAACGGGGTCACCCGCTTCCATCAGGTGCGGGTGCCGGCCGCCAACCGGCTGGGCCGGGAGGGCCAGGGCCTGAAGATCGCCCTGACCACACTCAACACGGGCCGCCTGGCGCTGCCGGCGCTGTGTGTCGCGTCGGGCCGCTGGAGCCTGAAGATTGCCCGCGAATGGTCCAACGCCCGCACCCAATGGGGCAGGCCGGTGGGCGAACACGAGGCTGTGGGCAAGAAAATCGCCTTCATCGCGGCGTCGGCTTTTGCGCTGGACGCCGTGTTCGAACTCTCCGCGGAACTTGCCGACGCCGGGCAGAAGGACGTGCGGATCGAGGCCGCGCTCGCCAAACTCTGGGCCACGGAAATCAGCTGCCGGATCGCTGACGAGCTGGTCCAGATCCGGGGCGGACGCGGGTTTGAGACGGCCGAGTCGCTGGCTGCACGCGGTGAACGTGCCGTACCGGCGGAGCAGCAGCTGCGGGACTTGCGGATCAACAGGATCTTCGAGGGTTCCTCCGAGATCATGCGCCTGCTGATCGCCCGGGAAGCGGTGGATGCCCACCTGGCCGCCGCGGGCGACCTCGCGTCCCTGGATGCAAGCCTGGCCGACAAAGCCAAGGCCGCCGTCGGGGCCTCCGGCTTCTATGCCAAGTGGCTGCCCAAGCTGGTGGCCGGCGCCGGGATGGACCCCCGCTCCTATGCGGAGTTCGGCAGGCTGGCCAAGCACCTCCGGTTCGTTGAACGCTCGTCCCGCCGGCTGGCCCGCCAGACCTTCTACGGGATGGGCCGCTGGCAGGCCAAGTTGGAGCGGAAACAGGCGTTCCTGGGCCGCGTGGTGGACATCGGCGCGGAGCTCTTCGCCATGACCGCCTGCTGCTCCCGCGCGGAGATGTTACTGAAGACCTCCCCCGAAAAGGCCGCCGGCGCCTACGAGCTTGCCGATGCCTACTGCGAACAGGCCAGGGTGCGGGTGGACGAGTACTTCGACCAGCTGTGGCGGAACACGGACGACGCCGACCAGGCACTGACGCGCAAGGTCCTCGCCGGCGACTACACGTGGCTGGAGGCCGGGGTCCTGGACCCGTCAGAGGGTACCGGCCCATGGATTGCCGATGCGTCGCTTGGGCCGTCCAAAAAGGAGGACCTGCACCGGAAATACCGGTAA
- a CDS encoding TIGR04086 family membrane protein: protein MSSSTDPENLPPRRAREDETTRSGSYRDAAADDAATRSMDQAPTRPRERDYSTAPSAEREYQPSPTRATPVVGPASDPTLANRETAVARQKERFGGIKVGSAFFGWLTATGMAVLLTALVAAAGTAVGLASNTDVNEAVNQAAQNTGTVGLVGIIVLLVILFLSYYCGGYVAGRMARFNGAKQGLMVWIWALIAAVVVAILGVVAGQQFNVLANLNSFPRIPINEGQLTTTSIIAAIVVAAVALVGAVLGGLAGMRFHRKVDRAGFTPDSDFYDDEQ from the coding sequence ATGAGCAGCTCAACGGACCCAGAGAACCTGCCTCCCCGCCGTGCCCGGGAGGATGAAACCACCCGCAGCGGAAGCTACCGGGATGCAGCCGCGGACGATGCCGCCACACGCTCAATGGACCAAGCGCCCACACGCCCACGGGAAAGGGACTATTCCACTGCACCCTCGGCGGAGCGGGAATACCAGCCTTCCCCCACCCGGGCCACGCCGGTGGTTGGGCCGGCGTCAGACCCCACGCTGGCGAACCGGGAAACCGCGGTGGCGCGCCAGAAGGAGCGGTTTGGCGGCATCAAGGTGGGCTCGGCGTTCTTTGGCTGGCTGACCGCCACCGGGATGGCCGTGCTGCTGACGGCGCTCGTGGCAGCTGCCGGGACCGCGGTAGGGCTTGCCAGCAACACCGACGTCAACGAGGCCGTGAACCAGGCCGCCCAGAACACCGGCACCGTTGGGCTGGTGGGCATCATCGTGCTCCTGGTGATCCTGTTCCTCTCCTACTACTGCGGCGGCTACGTGGCCGGCAGGATGGCCCGCTTCAACGGCGCCAAGCAGGGGCTCATGGTGTGGATCTGGGCGCTGATCGCGGCCGTCGTGGTGGCCATCCTGGGCGTGGTGGCAGGGCAACAGTTCAATGTCCTGGCCAACCTGAACAGCTTCCCGCGCATCCCCATCAATGAAGGCCAGCTGACCACCACCAGCATCATCGCCGCAATCGTGGTGGCAGCCGTGGCCCTGGTTGGCGCGGTGCTCGGCGGCCTGGCGGGTATGCGGTTCCACCGGAAGGTTGACCGCGCCGGGTTCACCCCGGACAGCGATTTTTACGACGACGAGCAATAG
- a CDS encoding YchJ family protein, translating into MCLSGEPYAECCGRFHSGRAPAATSEQLMRSRYSAFVLLNEDYLLRTHHPSTAPAGLDLDPAMQWRRLDILAASGGGPFDTAGTVEFKAYYRHGRERGVLHENSRFVREHGRWLYVDGDILA; encoded by the coding sequence ATGTGCCTGTCCGGGGAGCCCTACGCCGAATGCTGCGGAAGGTTCCATTCCGGCCGGGCGCCCGCTGCCACGTCAGAACAGCTGATGCGGTCCCGGTACAGCGCGTTCGTGCTGCTGAATGAGGACTACCTGTTGCGGACCCACCATCCATCCACCGCACCGGCCGGCCTTGACCTGGACCCGGCGATGCAGTGGCGCCGCCTGGACATCCTGGCCGCCAGCGGAGGCGGACCTTTCGATACCGCCGGCACGGTGGAGTTCAAGGCGTACTACCGACACGGCAGGGAGCGGGGGGTCCTGCACGAGAACAGCAGGTTCGTCCGGGAGCACGGCCGGTGGCTTTACGTGGACGGCGACATCCTCGCCTGA
- a CDS encoding aldo/keto reductase family protein → MEFRYLGNSGFKVSEITFGNWLTHGSQVENDVATQCVRAALDAGISTFDTADVYANTAAETVLGQALKDERRESLEIFTKVFGPTGPKGKNDLGLSRKHIMESINGSLRRLQTDYVDLYQAHRYDFETPLEETMQAFAAIVRQGKALYIGVSEWTADQLREGHKLSKELGFQLISNQPQYSMLWRVIEAEVVPASEELGVSQIVWSPMAQGVLSGKYLPGQPAPEGSRATDEKGGARMIQRWMRDDVLAAVQELKPIAEEAGLSMPQLAVAWVLQNPNVASAIVGASRPEQIADSVAAAGVKLEAEVLKKIDDAVGGLAERDPAQTKSPATREA, encoded by the coding sequence ATGGAATTCAGATACCTCGGAAACAGCGGCTTCAAAGTCTCGGAAATTACGTTCGGCAACTGGCTGACGCACGGCTCGCAGGTGGAAAACGACGTTGCCACCCAATGCGTTCGGGCTGCCCTCGACGCCGGTATCAGCACCTTTGACACCGCGGACGTCTACGCCAACACCGCCGCGGAAACCGTCCTGGGCCAGGCCCTGAAGGATGAGCGGCGCGAGTCCCTGGAAATCTTCACCAAAGTCTTCGGCCCCACCGGGCCCAAGGGCAAGAACGATCTTGGCCTGTCCCGCAAGCACATCATGGAGTCCATCAATGGGTCGCTGCGGCGGCTGCAGACGGACTACGTGGACCTGTACCAGGCCCACCGCTACGACTTCGAAACGCCGCTGGAAGAAACCATGCAGGCGTTCGCGGCCATCGTCCGGCAGGGCAAGGCGCTGTACATCGGTGTTAGCGAGTGGACCGCGGACCAGCTCCGCGAGGGGCACAAGCTGTCAAAGGAACTGGGCTTCCAGCTCATCTCCAACCAGCCGCAGTACTCCATGCTGTGGCGGGTGATCGAGGCCGAGGTGGTCCCGGCGTCGGAAGAACTTGGCGTGTCCCAGATCGTCTGGTCGCCCATGGCCCAGGGCGTCCTCAGCGGCAAGTACCTGCCCGGCCAGCCTGCCCCGGAAGGCAGCCGCGCCACGGATGAAAAGGGCGGTGCCAGGATGATCCAGCGCTGGATGCGCGACGACGTCCTGGCCGCCGTGCAGGAACTGAAGCCGATTGCCGAGGAAGCCGGCCTGTCCATGCCGCAGCTTGCCGTTGCCTGGGTCCTGCAGAACCCCAACGTTGCCTCCGCCATTGTCGGCGCCTCCCGGCCCGAGCAAATCGCCGACAGCGTGGCTGCCGCCGGCGTGAAGCTTGAAGCGGAGGTCCTGAAGAAGATCGACGACGCCGTCGGCGGCCTTGCTGAGCGGGACCCTGCCCAGACCAAGTCGCCGGCCACGCGGGAAGCGTAA
- a CDS encoding SDR family oxidoreductase — translation MASPSELPKLAVAGSTGGLGGMLARQLAASGFAQRLLVRDAARAPQLDDAHPVVCSYGDGAASRRALDGAEILFMVSAAEAEDRLQQHYAFVDAAADAGVQHVVYTSFYRAAPDATFTLARDHFATEERVKASGMDYTFLRDNFYLDFLPLLAGEDGVIRGPAGDGLFSGVAREDVARCAHAVLRDPAIHKGKTYDLTGPEELTMAQAAEVLSTGTGRTISYHPETVEEAYASRASYGAPQWQLDAWVSTYTAMAAGEMAGLSPDVHGLTGQDPISLAGFLTRPVL, via the coding sequence GTGGCGTCCCCGTCGGAACTGCCGAAGCTCGCGGTCGCCGGGTCCACGGGAGGCCTGGGCGGAATGCTGGCGCGGCAACTGGCCGCGTCAGGTTTCGCCCAGCGCCTGCTGGTGCGCGACGCCGCGCGGGCACCGCAACTGGATGACGCCCATCCGGTGGTGTGTTCCTACGGGGACGGCGCCGCGTCCCGGCGGGCCCTGGACGGCGCCGAAATCCTGTTCATGGTGTCCGCAGCGGAGGCCGAAGACAGGCTGCAGCAGCATTATGCGTTTGTGGATGCCGCTGCGGATGCCGGGGTGCAGCACGTGGTGTACACGTCCTTCTACCGGGCCGCGCCGGACGCCACCTTCACCCTGGCCAGGGACCATTTCGCCACGGAGGAGCGGGTCAAGGCGTCCGGGATGGACTACACCTTCCTGCGGGATAACTTCTATTTGGACTTCCTGCCGTTGCTGGCCGGCGAGGACGGCGTGATCCGCGGCCCTGCCGGTGACGGGCTGTTCTCGGGCGTGGCACGGGAGGATGTTGCCCGCTGCGCCCACGCCGTGCTGCGGGATCCAGCCATCCACAAGGGCAAGACCTACGACCTGACCGGCCCGGAGGAACTGACCATGGCACAGGCGGCCGAGGTGTTGAGCACCGGGACCGGGCGCACCATCAGCTACCACCCGGAGACGGTGGAGGAAGCCTACGCCTCACGGGCGTCCTACGGTGCTCCACAGTGGCAGCTGGACGCGTGGGTCAGCACTTATACGGCGATGGCAGCGGGCGAGATGGCGGGGCTGTCGCCGGACGTCCACGGGCTGACCGGCCAGGACCCCATCAGCCTTGCCGGGTTCCTGACCCGGCCGGTGCTGTAG
- a CDS encoding sulfite oxidase: protein MNYSNQQPTREPPTEQSTVGAPGAQPTSGPLTREELQLAARNHSMPLEMLRREVTPPGLHYVLTHFDIPDPDASSWHLRIGGAVERALELGMAALRRDPAITVPVTLECAGNGRSLLEPRPVSQPWVLEAVGTAYWTGVPLAYLLGKAGVLPDAVEAVFTGADAGVQGGVPQQYARSLPIREALRPDVVLAYKMNGDDLPPQHGHPLRLVVPGWYGMASVKWLQSIDVVRAPFTGFQQQPAYRYQSTADDAGTPVTRIRVRSLMVPPGVPDFFTRQRFLRPGPVMLEGRAWSGEGAVTAVEVGIDGTWLPAHLDKPVGGFAWRRWSLPWVADPGEHVLACRATDITGATQPLEQNWNYQGMGNNVVQRVSVTVE from the coding sequence ATGAACTACAGCAACCAGCAGCCCACGCGGGAGCCGCCGACGGAACAGTCAACTGTTGGAGCGCCCGGCGCGCAGCCCACATCAGGTCCACTCACCCGCGAGGAGCTGCAGCTCGCGGCCCGCAACCACTCGATGCCGCTCGAGATGCTCCGCCGCGAAGTGACACCGCCCGGGCTTCACTATGTGCTGACGCACTTCGACATTCCGGATCCCGATGCGTCCTCCTGGCACCTGCGGATTGGGGGTGCAGTGGAGCGCGCCCTGGAGTTGGGCATGGCGGCGCTGCGGAGGGATCCGGCCATCACGGTGCCCGTGACCCTCGAATGCGCAGGCAACGGCCGCTCGCTCCTGGAGCCGCGGCCCGTGAGCCAGCCCTGGGTGCTGGAGGCTGTGGGTACGGCGTACTGGACCGGGGTGCCGCTGGCCTATCTCCTTGGCAAGGCGGGCGTGCTGCCGGATGCGGTGGAGGCGGTCTTCACCGGGGCCGATGCGGGGGTTCAGGGCGGCGTCCCCCAGCAGTACGCGCGGAGCCTGCCGATCCGTGAAGCGCTGCGTCCCGACGTCGTTCTCGCCTACAAGATGAACGGCGATGACCTGCCGCCGCAGCATGGCCACCCGCTGCGGCTGGTGGTGCCGGGCTGGTACGGCATGGCCAGCGTGAAGTGGCTGCAGTCCATTGACGTGGTCCGGGCGCCGTTTACCGGGTTCCAGCAGCAGCCTGCCTACCGCTACCAGAGCACCGCGGACGACGCCGGCACGCCGGTTACGCGGATCAGGGTGCGTTCGTTGATGGTCCCGCCGGGCGTTCCGGACTTCTTCACGCGGCAGCGGTTCCTTCGCCCGGGCCCGGTGATGCTGGAAGGCAGGGCCTGGTCAGGTGAGGGTGCCGTGACCGCGGTTGAGGTGGGCATTGACGGCACTTGGCTGCCGGCCCACCTGGACAAGCCCGTCGGCGGCTTCGCCTGGCGGAGGTGGAGCCTGCCCTGGGTGGCCGACCCGGGCGAGCACGTCCTGGCGTGCCGTGCCACGGACATCACGGGCGCTACCCAACCACTTGAGCAGAACTGGAACTACCAGGGAATGGGCAACAACGTGGTGCAGCGGGTCAGCGTGACGGTGGAGTGA
- a CDS encoding RNA-binding S4 domain-containing protein, protein MTSLPASPASVRIDAWLWAIRAYKTRSAATAACRAGHVRLNGSPSKASATLVTGDTVTVRMSGYERILEVRRLIAKRVGAEAASHCFTDHTPPRPVLPALGLPQRDRGAGRPTKKDRREMERLRGPA, encoded by the coding sequence ATGACCAGTCTCCCTGCCTCCCCCGCCAGTGTCCGGATCGATGCCTGGCTGTGGGCCATCCGCGCCTATAAAACGCGCTCGGCCGCCACTGCAGCCTGCCGGGCAGGGCATGTCCGCCTGAACGGCAGCCCGTCGAAGGCGTCGGCAACCCTGGTTACAGGGGACACGGTGACCGTCCGCATGTCCGGGTACGAGCGCATCCTGGAGGTCCGGCGGCTGATCGCCAAACGCGTTGGAGCCGAGGCGGCCTCGCACTGCTTCACCGACCACACTCCCCCGCGGCCTGTCCTGCCGGCGCTTGGCCTGCCGCAACGGGACCGGGGCGCGGGCCGGCCCACCAAAAAGGACCGCCGCGAGATGGAGCGGTTACGGGGCCCTGCGTGA
- a CDS encoding uracil-DNA glycosylase has protein sequence MTIDWDEKKALLQEPNIAKVTQLCDELMEKKPGSTVPYIDPVHDEDECRIISLQASPGKGTESGFVSHNNDDEAARRATQIYELAELDPRYVMPWNAYPWVRESGSPSALSVQEKTDGLRPFRQFLKINSRVSAIIAHGTDASTFLTLFEKTYHSSLKNAGIKIYKASALGGRAFAVSEAKQEELLAKSVDTYRDAMQRAGIQHL, from the coding sequence GTGACGATTGATTGGGACGAAAAAAAGGCCCTGCTACAGGAACCGAACATCGCGAAGGTAACCCAGCTTTGCGATGAACTCATGGAAAAGAAGCCCGGTTCCACAGTCCCCTATATCGACCCCGTCCACGACGAAGATGAATGCAGGATCATCAGCCTCCAGGCCAGTCCCGGCAAGGGGACTGAGTCCGGCTTTGTCTCCCACAATAACGATGACGAAGCAGCCCGCCGCGCCACCCAGATCTACGAACTCGCTGAACTGGACCCCCGTTACGTCATGCCTTGGAACGCCTACCCTTGGGTCCGCGAAAGCGGCAGCCCATCGGCCCTGAGCGTCCAGGAAAAGACCGATGGCCTGCGTCCTTTCCGGCAGTTCCTCAAAATCAACTCCCGGGTGTCCGCGATCATTGCTCACGGCACAGACGCATCCACCTTCCTCACCCTGTTCGAAAAGACCTACCATTCCTCGTTAAAGAACGCCGGCATCAAAATCTACAAGGCCTCCGCCCTGGGCGGCAGGGCCTTTGCTGTTTCCGAAGCCAAGCAGGAAGAGCTGCTGGCCAAGAGCGTGGACACCTACCGTGACGCCATGCAGCGGGCAGGTATCCAGCACCTCTAG
- a CDS encoding phosphatase PAP2 family protein, with the protein MTSPTNRSHEAASPTEAAALRMAALPQLRHWVAVPVLAAVLIVAGGLALRFIPALTTADMSVDAELSHDHTPPLTAVAMVINVVFSPAGGVLMIAALCLYLLLVRRSPVNAVATGLVAAGGWVSSELFKVLVARHRPDSTALYNPLIPEPGTDSFPSGHVALASALAIAVFLLARGTRWQRPAAVLGIVVALAVAFSRVYLGVHYPTDVTASFLTAATGAAFLTGLWNRFGLALLARIPFLAKLGPVPAPQA; encoded by the coding sequence GTGACGTCCCCCACCAACCGATCCCACGAGGCGGCATCCCCAACGGAGGCCGCAGCCCTACGGATGGCCGCCCTCCCCCAGCTGCGCCACTGGGTCGCCGTCCCCGTCCTCGCGGCAGTCCTGATCGTTGCCGGCGGGCTTGCGCTGAGGTTCATCCCCGCACTGACGACAGCGGATATGTCGGTGGACGCCGAGCTGAGCCATGACCACACGCCGCCGCTGACGGCCGTGGCCATGGTCATCAATGTGGTGTTCAGCCCGGCAGGCGGCGTACTGATGATCGCCGCCCTGTGCCTCTACCTGCTGCTGGTGCGCCGCAGCCCCGTCAACGCCGTCGCAACAGGGCTGGTTGCTGCCGGCGGCTGGGTGAGCAGCGAACTGTTTAAGGTGCTGGTGGCCCGGCACCGCCCCGACTCCACTGCCCTGTACAACCCGCTCATTCCAGAGCCGGGAACGGACAGCTTCCCCAGCGGCCACGTGGCACTGGCCTCCGCGCTGGCCATCGCCGTCTTCCTGCTGGCCCGCGGCACCAGGTGGCAGCGGCCCGCGGCCGTCCTCGGGATCGTCGTGGCGCTTGCCGTCGCATTCTCCCGCGTCTACCTCGGCGTGCACTATCCAACAGATGTCACGGCGTCCTTCCTCACCGCAGCCACCGGTGCGGCGTTCCTGACGGGCCTGTGGAACCGGTTCGGCCTGGCGCTGCTGGCCCGCATACCGTTCCTGGCGAAGCTCGGCCCCGTCCCGGCACCCCAGGCCTGA